From Loxodonta africana isolate mLoxAfr1 chromosome 2, mLoxAfr1.hap2, whole genome shotgun sequence, the proteins below share one genomic window:
- the FOXI1 gene encoding forkhead box protein I1, translated as MCRCQAGGSSCSSPSMSSFDLPAPSSPRCSPQFPSIGQEPPEMNLYYENFFHPQSVPSPQRPPSFEGGGEYGATPNPYLWLNGPAMTPPPYLPGTNGSPFLPQAYGMQRPLLPSMAGLGGSDLGWLPLPSQEELMKLVRPPYSYSALIAMAIHGAPDKRLTLSQIYQYVADNFPFYNKSKAGWQNSIRHNLSLNDCFKKVPRDEDDPGKGNYWTLDPNCEKMFDNGNFRRKRKRKSDVSSNTGSLASEKTENSLLAGSPKTMEPQEVLDSASPGTASSPEKQSPPPPSGTPCLNNFLSTMTAYVNGSSPVSRSVASPGLSPEPTDKIGQNLLSFNSYTPLTNLNSHGGGGEWANPVPTNALSYGGSVLNQFSPHFYNSLNTNSVLYPREGTEV; from the exons CCAGCATGAGCTCCTTCGACCTCCCTGCGCCTTCCTCCCCACGCTGCAGCCCCCAGTTCCCCAGTATCGGCCAGGAGCCCCCTGAGATGAACCTTTACTATGAAAACTTCTTCCACCCTCAGAGCGTACCCAGCCCTCAGCGGCCCCCGTCCTTCGAGGGGGGTGGCGAGTACGGGGCCACCCCCAACCCCTACCTCTGGCTTAACGGACCTGCAATGACGCCGCCGCCCTACCTGCCTGGCACCAACGGCAGCCCCTTCCTGCCCCAGGCCTACGGCATGCAGAGGCCGCTGCTGCCCAGCATGGCCGGCCTAGGGGGCAGCGACCTGGGCTGGCTGCCCCTCCCCTCACAGGAGGAGCTGATGAAGCTGGTGCGGCCCCCCTACTCCTACTCGGCTCTCATTGCCATGGCCATCCACGGGGCGCCCGACAAACGCCTCACCCTCAGCCAGATCTACCAGTATGTGGCGGACAACTTCCCCTTCTACAACAAGAGCAAGGCCGGCTGGCAGAACTCCATCCGCCACAATCTGTCGCTCAACGACTGCTTCAAGAAAGTGCCTCGCGACGAGGACGACCCGG GCAAAGGGAATTACTGGACACTGGACCCTAACTGTGAGAAGATGTTTGACAATGGAAATTTCcgcaggaagaggaagagaaaatcgGATGTTTCCTCCAACACGGGCTCCTTGGCCTCAGAAAAAACCGAGAACAGTCTGCTGGCGGGCAGCCCCAAGACCATGGAGCCCCAGGAAGTCTTGGACAGTGCCTCGCCAGGCACTGCCAGCTCCCCGGAGAAGCAGTCACCACCTCCACCCTCGGGCACCCCATGCCTCAACAACTTCCTCTCCACCATGACAGCCTACGTGAATGGGTCAAGCCCCGTGAGCCGCTCTGTGGCGTCACCAGGACTGAGCCCTGAGCCCACTGACAAGATAGGGCAGAACTTGCTGAGCTTCAACTCCTACACCCCACTCACCAACCTCAACAGCCATGGAGGTGGGGGCGAATGGGCCAATCCCGTGCCCACCAATGCTCTTAGTTATGGAGGCTCTGTCCTCAACCAGTTCAGCCCTCACTTCTACAACAGCCTCAACACCAACAGCGTCCTCTACCCCAGAGAGGGCACCGAGGTCTAG